CATCTTGCTTTATGTGTTGCTCTTTCGACGTGAGAATATAACTGATTTTTGGTTTGAAAACATGACTCTATGATATCAACTGGCTGTGCTGCAGAAAGTATTTGATCATGACACATTTTCCGCTGATGATATTATGGGAGAAGCAGACATTGATCTTCAGTCTCTGATAACATCTGCTATGGCATTTGGAGATGCTGGAATGTTTGGCGATATGCAGATAGGAAAATGGTTAAAATCCGATGACAATGCACTTATTGAGGATAGCACAGTCCATATTACTGAGGGTAAGGTTAAACAAATGATGTCACTAAAGCTCCAGAATGTTGAATCTGGAGAATTAGATCTTGAACTCGAGTGGATTCCTCTTGATCAATAGGGACTTGATTGCTGTTAGCCTATGTATTCTCTTGAACAAATGTCTGTAATTTTTTCTCTTCACCTTTTCATCCATCATCCTAGAGGAACAAATAAATCTGTAATTTTCCTATTTAGTTTGTCTCTTAAATTATTTGTccaaataattagtaatttttcttcaaaaaaaaaaaaaagaaaaccccTTTTTTGTAGGGGAGAGGTAGTGGGACAGAAAACATATACTTTTGCTAACGAGTAATGTTTACCTTTTTTGTGCGCAAATGCCAGTTACTTTGCATACATGCCTTGTTGATGAACTATTAGAAATTAatagttttcttcttttttttttcttaagaattaatctaaaattttcatTGCACTGATTTCTTCGTACAGAATACtcttaattaaattcatttcttttaaaGCAATATGTAGCTGACAGACTACTTTGATTTTAAGTGTTTGTAAGTATTTAATTGATACTGCGGttggtttttgaaaaaaatatacatttaagaACTGTTATTGTTCagattattctattttattaatcttaTGACTTggttattgtttaaaataactagattctttattctctttttcaTCTGTTTCTCACTTAGGACttgtttgattgaaaaaataaaatgaaaaccaaCTTTTAAATGTACAGTAGTTGATATAATtatcattctctctctctctctctctctctctctctctatatatatatatatatatatatatatatatatatatatatatatatatatattttgaggaAAACCTCTCCAACAAAAAACAGTAATTATAACCCATttatatatcaaacatgtaaaaGATTAAAGATATGTAGATtaccattttaatttttttttttaaaaggaaaaatcaGATGGGGTGGCACAAAAatcttgataaataaatatgtaatataactattctttttagtattattatatgaGTATTTATTGGGTTAGGTTATCCAATGATCtaatataacaaattaattaggTTGAGTTTCTTTTCTGAGTCAAATTTCTTTTCAATATGACTTAAATGACGAATTTTTGTCTGTTGCATTCGATcagaattattaaataataaagatattattattattattattattattcattttattttattattctattaattaagtataattttaaaatattaaattattcaattgttTTCATATTAAACAATATAGCATGTGTTTTaaaaagttctaaaaaatattttcaaatacaattttgacaaaaataaaattaaaacttgtgACACAATTCATTCCAGTGAAATCAAATATGAATTAGTTAGATTTAGTAAAAAAAGAATAACAGAAATTTAACCTAACTtaatctctaattttttttttattaaatttattaggttGAACGATATGATTGTTCAAACTCTATTCATCTTATGCAAGCcatttacatattaattataaatgataacatcataataataaaagtgagGGTAGGAGGGAATACATGCTATATATTGGACCATCATGTTTTCATGAGTCACAAATTTACATGCTAATCTTTTTTCCACTTTCagcaatttttcttatttaaactTACTTCATAAAAATATCGCTCTAACTTTTTCCTATTCTAAATAATTGATTCTCTTTCACACTtctactctctttttttatttatcccATAGCAATAACGAATGTTCTAACTCAGTTTAATCTTGTTTTCAtcaaataatcatttaattaatcgtaaaaattgtaaattatttaatataaaatctgaactgtattaaataaatatttacgaTTTAATTTGAACTAGTCTTTTgctattataaaattataaactatttttttacaaattttttttgaaagattttCTTCCAAACAATTGTTAAAACATTTCAtaatagaaaattatcaaatacaatatatgatatgatatgttaaaaaatttgaagttatattttgtattgatctATGTAAGACACTGCAATTTGtgactagggatggcaacggggcggggcggggacgggtttcactatcccatacccatccccgtaaaaaaagttcatccccatccccatacccaaacccaacgggtatcaaacttttatcccatccccatccccaccgggtaacgggtataatcttgtacccatacccgtacccgttttcttactactttaatattaattttaattaatttttataaaataataaaaaattacggtaaaagaaacataatattatcaaatattcaatattaggagtatggttattttttcgatatcaaacactttgaaataaattataattgtttacattttatattagaataccaaataaaatttaatgagaaccaaaacatttattaaatttgcaaacattaatgaaacctagttgataaattttaaaaatatttttaaaaaaatataaaaggaaaaaaaaatcttaaaaaaatataaagggaaaaaaatatttaaattaaaatatattataaatgtttgtttacttcagttttttaaattataatgaatctattttttatacactaataaaagttataatacatcacttgattaaaataacgcaaagaacaaataataaatataataataaaattttaacataaatcttgtatcttttaaaacaCATGTTGAATGGtggtaaataaatattcatggcaattacattaaatttttatattgtagtaaataaaaattatttatacaattatagtgaaaaaattaaagtatgattgtaatgagttagaaaataaaaaataattagataaaatttatcgaaatagtattctatatgatgaaaataaacaaaaaataaaaatataaaaaaattaacaaatgtgtgtcttataaataatttggagactattggaaggaatcacacaaatgaaaacaaatatataattaaaggtatgaaaagatgaaaaatatcttagagatctaagaaaacttttcaaatatcaacatatatactccatgtttgataaaaaaaatgacgcaaagaacaaataataaacataataaaattttatcatagatctggtatcttttaaactctaatatatgttggatgatgataaaaaaatattcatgacaattacattaaatttttatattgtagtaaataaaaattatttatacaattatattgaaaatattaaagtatgattgtactgagttagaaaataaaaaataattagataaaatttatcgaaatagtattctatatgatgaaaataaacaaaaataaaaatattaaaaaaattaacaaatgtgtgtcttataaataatttggagattattggaaggaattgcacaaagaaaaacaaatgtataattaagggtatgataagacgaaaaacatcttagagatctaagaaaacttttcaaaaaacttttcaaatatcaacatatatactcaatggttgaaaaataacaaaaattgttttagcgaaataaaagagttcttcaaatgaaacaaaaattaataataataagtacagaattttttttatattacctagtaaatgaaatgtttatgctattaaacacttaaattgagagtattaaatattctcatgtgaacggaaaatatacaataaaaaaatattaaaaaataatagaaatattcaaatgttagacataaattttttttaattgacatacatcattttaacataattacataaaggttgtgataaaataaaaaatatattggagatgcgaaatgagtttcatgacaaaccaaatatttagaagaaataaaaaataaaaatcatcctcatttaaattattaaaatatttacaattaattaagtaaccctatatatatatatatatatatatatatatatatatatatatatatatatatatacttaattaattgtaaatattttaataatttaaatgaggatgaggatatggcggggacgggtattatggcggggatatattcatccccatccccatacccaattgaaaaaatcggggattccccatacccatacccatacccagtcaatgcggggattctccgtcaaaacggggacgggttcggataatacccacggggacgggtttgtTTGCCATCTCTATTTGTGACAACATTTTCTATTTAGGGGGTTGCACCCCCAATATTTCTTCTGCATCTCCAAATATTCACGGTTTTTCATTTATGTCcttggaaaattaaataaataaaaaagtttaattaggtAGACacaataattaaacaattatgaaTGACAGAGTTAGTTGGGTGCCTGAATTAATTTTCGGCCAGTGGTTTATATACCCTGCACCCCTCTTTGGTTTCACTTACACTTActttcactttcactttcactttcaGTGCAACAAATTTCGTTGGTGGTTGAGGTGTGAAATTTTCAGTCGAGGGTCCACTCCTATTTTACCATTTGCTTTGCTTCATTTCTTCTCGGAAAAAGAGGTACGTGCATTTAGAATAGAAGTTTATATTTGATAAGTTTATCTCTGAGATAAATGTTGgtgcatttttaatatttcattcttaCATTTTACGGAAGTCAATACGAAAGTGTGAAGTCaagttattttttcatatatggaagtcgacttccggaagtgcATATGTAaaacggaagtcgacttccggaagccAAATCTAACTTTacgaaaatgaaattattttttctcttctacggaagtcgacttccagaaATGTATGTGTGaaacggaagtcgacttccggaagtgtATGATTTAATTGGAAGTGGAAGTGACGTGTAAAATTTTTATAGTGTTACGGAAGTGGACTTCCGCTCTTTTAAGTCAATTTTTCGCCCGGAAGTCGAGTATATTAAGTCAATTTTTCGCCCGGAAGTCGAGTATATGTTTGGTAAGTAGTGTGGTGAGAAAATTTTTTTCACTTCCGTAGGTAATGatttatcttgtttttccttttttccaCTTTTGATGCTTTCTATGTTCTAccatgcttcttcttttttttcacttttccacTCCACTTTCGTAGATGGTTTTagacaaagtttttttttttttttcagttttccaCTTCCGTAAATGCTTTTACACTaagttttgttttctcttttttctttcactcttCTACTTCCATGCTTTTAGACTtagtgatattttaatttattttattttgtaatttataattttgttaggGTTTGAATAATaacttatgttttatttattatttatttatattatttatttaacttttatttacatgaatatttattttttgtttatatattttttattgttatatttttgtgtgttttaattattatttgtttaagtttactatttatttattgtgtgtttgttttatatttttgaatgaatatttttattttttattgatttaattttatttattttgatttttttatggttgagtgtttatgtatattttttttatatttatttaattgtttgaggaatattttaattttttttatatttgttttattttgtaaaaagtgGTATTGATTACTAATGTTAGATTATAGGTGGGTAAAGTTATCTAAGATGGACGATCTCCCTTTAAATTTCATGGATTCACAAGTAAATTCGAATTTCATCTCagatttctcttcttttataaatGAGATGAGTGATGGAGactatacaaataattttacgactgatcaaatattttcaacacgAGATGAGTTGATTCAGTGGGTTCGAGGAATAACATTTCATCttggttttgttgttgtcatTATCAGATCTGACAAAGCTACTAGTCAACCTGGGAGGAAAACGTATGTATTGTTAGGCTGTGAAAGGGGTGgtaagtataggaagtataaATTTGATGTGCAGCCTAGTGTCTCTGGcacaagaaaatgtgattgtccATTTAAACTCAGAGGCAAACCAATTAGTAATGGAGATGGTTGGATGTTAAAGGTAATGTGTGGATATCATAACCATGATGTGTCTCATACACTAGTTGGTCACCCATTTGTTGGGAGGTTAAAATCTTCTGAACAATCCTTGCTTGTTGACATGTCTAAGAGTCAAGTCAAGCCAGCAAATATTCTACTCACTCTCAAAGAAAATAGTGAGTGTAATGTCACAACGATAAAGCAAATTTATAATGCAAGATACACTTATAAACGATCGTTGAGAGGTTGAAGAACTGAATAACAACACTTGATGATGTTGTTAGATCGTGATAATTACATTCATTGGAGTAGATGTCAAGAAGAATCTGAAGTGGTTAGTGATATGTTTTGGACACATCCTAATTCTGTTAAATTGTTGAATGCATTTAATATCGTATTCTTGATGGACACCACCTACAAAACTAACAAATATCGATTGCCATTACTTGAGATAGTTGGGGTGACATCTACAGGGTTGACTTTCTCTGCTGCGTTTGCATTCATATCTAGTGAACGAGAATCTAATTTCACTTGGGCCCTAGAAAGATTTAGAGGATTATTCATGACCTCTGAGGGCGGTCCACAAGTAATTGTGAGCGACTGAGACCTTGCTTTGATGAATGCTATTGGGAGTGTTTTTCCTGATTGTTATCATCTCCTCTGCCGATTCCATATTCATAAAAATGTGCAAGCGAAGTGTAAAATGTTAGTAAATTCTGTTGACGCATGGGATgttgtgatggaagcatgggaaaatgttatgtattgtgaAGATGAGTCGTCCTTTAATGATTGTGTTGACCGCCTTCGTCATGTTTGTATCTCATGGCCTTTATTCTTTGAGTATGTCAATGAAAGTTGGATAATTCCTTATAAAAAATTCTTTGTAAAGGCATGGACAAATCGAGTAATGCATTTAGGAAACACAACATCAAATAGGTATGTTCCATTGTTATTATCATAAGTTATGTTCTTAATTCACTTATAATATTGTTTGTGTTAAATATAATAGGGTTGAATCAGCGCACTGGAGCCTGAAGAAAGTTCTAGGAAGCAGTATGGGAGACTTATGCTCGTGTTGGGATGCAATCCATAACGTTATTATCCTCCAACATAATGAAATCAAGgcatcttttaaaaaaagtataaatctAATCAGTGACGCGTATAAGGGAGGCATATATAAAAGATTGGTTGGAATTGTATCAAGACATGCTTTAGGACTCATTGCTGATGAGGTTGAACGAGTCAATCATATAGGATTTGACAGCGGGAGTTGTGGATGTGTGTTGCGAGCGACATATGGTTTACCATGTGCTTGTGAATTAGCACGATATGTCTATGGGGTGATTCCTCCGACTGTTCTTCATATAATGTGGACTAGATTAAGCTTCTCAAATATTTCATCAAATGAATCGCTTCCTAGGTTATGCATAGACAAGGAAATTGATATGGTTGTGAATCGTTTCAGTGAAGTCGATATTGCAGGAAAAGTAATAATCAAACAAAAGTTACATGAAATTGCGTGTCCTGCAATGACATCAATGGTGGCTCCAATGCGAAAAGTTAAAACCAAAGGTGcacaacaaaaaaaaggaagatGAAAGCTGCTGGTCTCTCTATGCCACCTCTCAACAAAAGCTAGTATCAAACCCTTATCAGgatattcatatattatatcACATAGTGGCATCAACCCTGAATTTTGAACAAATGGCTGAATAGCTGCATGACAAACTCCGAATCTTTTCAATTTCTTGCCATGGGACACTAACTTCATGTCCACTCGGTCCTAATAAAAACcattatacaaatattataaattcatccaccaatttcaaaaaataaattattaaagtacAATACTAACCTGGCCATCCCAAATAGCACATGCAACATGATCAGCAAATCCGGTCAACAAAGATGTATCCTCGGGTCCTCCAGGAAATCCTCCTAAAACATCGTGGTCCTGCCCGGCAACAACCTCCTCATGGTGAATTATATTTTCTTGCTCCTCATGAATATCAGTAGGAGTTGGTAATGATGGACCAACTTCTCCATGACTAGTTGATGAACCACTTTCCCCATGAGATGATGGACCACTCTCTGTACGATGACCCTTACCTCTTCTACGAACAGATGCAGTAGGTCTCTGCCTAGGCTCTTGCTCAGAAGCCTCAGCATGTGAAGAACTTGAGCCACCACGATGAGCTCCTCTTGTCCTAGCCATGtctgtaattaaaaataaaattattcgaacaatataattaattaaaattatccaaaattataaataataattataatttttacaaataataattatttataattattaatattcaaaattataatatattattattattcaaaattataatatattattattattcaaaattataattatttaaaattatatttactcaacaataaaattaattaaaattaaaattatacaaaatcgtaaataactaaaattttaattattcaaaattataattattttaaattatatttactcaataattaaattaaataaattaaaattattcaaaattataattatttaaaattatatttatcaataataaaattaattaaaatttaaattattaaaaatcataaataaccaaaatttaaattattcaaaattataattatttaaatttatatttactgaataataaaattaattaaaattaaaattattcaaaatggtaaataactaaaattttaattattcaaaattataattatttcaaattatatttactcaataaaaaatcaattaaaattaaaattattcaatatcgtaaataactaaatttataattattcaaaattataattatttaaatttatatttactcaataataaaattaattaaaattaaaatttatcaaaatcataaataaataaaattttaattattctaaattataattatttaaaattataattatttaaatttatatttgctcaataatataattaattaaaattaaaattattctaaatcgttaataactaaaattttaattattctaaattataattatttaaaattatatttactcaataataaaattaattaaaatttaaattattcaaaatcgtaaataactataattttaactattttaaattctaattatttaaaattataattttttaaaattatatttacttaataataaaattaaataaaattaaaattactcaaaatcgtaaataactaaaattttaattattctaaattttacttttttaaaattaaaattaataataattaaaattaattaatatcaaaattatttacattaaaattaaaattaagtaaaaaaaattacggaaCACGTCATTACGTTATTACGGAAGTGGAACTCGCCTTACGGAAGTGGAACTCGCCTTACGGAAGTGGAACTCGCCTTACGGAAGTGGAACTCGCCTTACGGAAGTGGAACTCGCCTTACGGAAGTGGCGTACAGAAGTCACGCCATACTCTACAGAAGTCATATGCTCTTACGGAAATCAATAATGTTTACTTTCACGGAACTCAGTTTTAACTACGGAACGGTATTGATGgcttacggaagtcgacttccgtaagtgccatttttttttttgcttcccAACCTGGTTCTATGGAAGTCCACGACTTCCGGGTTTGTGTTTTTACAGAtctatattcaaataaaaaataataactacatGGTAGAAacaatcaaaaaattaaaaaattaaaatatacaacaGGATAGCTTTACTTACCTGTTGGAGAGGAATGGTGAAGGGAAGAGGAAGAGCGgacaaaaaaatagaaggaaTGGGGCACGACAGTGAGGCAAAAAAATGGAAGGAGTGGGGCACAACACTGAGGCACATTAGAGAGGTGAGTGGGACAGATGAAAGATTGGGGGGTGTGCGACGGCTAGGGTTGAGTAAAAACAAGTGAAGCATTAAATAGGAGAGAGAAATAGagattaattgatttaaaatttaaaaatactaaaagggtagttttgaaatttatgaaaagtttggaggtgcagaagaaatatttggggtgcaggaagaaaacccCTTCTATTTATTGTGAGtgaatacaaagcccaaaacaCTTACAAACAATTGAAGTGTATCCGtctgttaaattttttatgcactttattcatttttttaaaactattatatCCTTTGAACTCATATTTAAGATTGGTTTATCtgtaacaattttttctatTGATTGACAGTGAGTTCCATTTGTCCTATGTTAAATAAATAGAACAAAACTCtcactttctctttttttgtCCTCTTAATTAGAAtggcatttaaaaatatatttaaaacaagagAATAAGTCTTTTAAgtggaattttaaaaaataattaacactaTATTGTTGTGTCTTTTTTGTGATAACactcaaattttaaaactatttttagtttctcaaaattagaaaaacaactaaacttgaagaataaaatttaGGATTTAAAATCTAAggtttataattgtttttaatgctaaaaaacaatattaaaaactaaaaaaaataaatttaaaatttaaaatcaaaattaccacaaatttcaagataaaaaaaaacataattaaataaaatataaataattttgaaccTTTTAAATTCAACTTGTTTTACTAAAGATAAGAAATTGGTTGAGGAGTCACTTCACTTAACTGGAGAGACAAAAAGTTAGGTCAGTTAGtcaataataactaaaaaaaatttattgtcaCAGGTGAGCTCTaccacaaataaataaataaattaaatatataatacaaatacaGCAAAATCCATTTACACAGTGGTTGCAACTCAACCATCACGCGCAACTGCTACTAATTGAAGCTTGTTGTCACTATTATTGTGACTAacattattacaattattattattagtgttagAAGCACGAAACGATTCGTTTTGGTGCGGCTTTTTCCTGTGCTTAAACAAATAAAGCAGCGCCGAAGCCACTAACAGGATGCCACCTGTGATTCCGCACACCAGACTCGCCGTCATCAGCGCCTGTCCCACGTGGCTTCTTCTGGCGCCGCCAACTCCCCACCACTGCGGCGGAAGGGACTCCGTCATGTTACCGGGTGGAAAGTCGGAAGCAGAAGAGCCCTTGCTGGTGCTGAAGAAGGACCTCATATCCGGCGAGGAATTGGCCGGCGGCGAGGCCTGAAAGAAGAGGCCGTGCTCCGACGGCCGGAGATCTCGCCCGGCGGAGGAACTTCCGGCGAAGAGTAGCGCGATCGCGATGAGGATCGCGGTGGTGAGTCCCCAGAGCGACGACATCAGAAGAAACGGGTGGAGCGTTTGCGTAAACACAAGAGAACGGTAGTGACTGGTTTGAacggttatatatatatatatatatataatattaatgtattattgACTTTCATAAATCAAAGTAAagcattttatattattaattataaaattattaatttttctaaaggtaaatatattattataaataataataataataataataataataataatcaagcATATTTGAATGCTGTAAAAATTAGCAAATCTATGAGTATGTATACAAAAGGAATACGAGAGGTTAGTATACAATTTTTAAGCTAAATTTTGTACTTACAGCTACTTAATAAAtccctttttcttttactattttattttttatctagtTTTTTTCTCAATCTCTTGCTGCTTTAATTGTACTATTCGTGTTAATTTATGCACTCTTTCAAATCActcaatattatttaattattatagttatctctttcttttattttaatttcttttaaaatagcGATTCCAGTTATCTCTTTACcacaattatttaataattttgtaaggatcttatttctgaaatttatatttttttcaaaagaaaataaaagttctGTTTGTTGAgtgttagtatttttatttctttttgggTTGCTTAGGTTTTAAGCGTTTCCTTGTGTGACTACCTGTCCGTCACTCTCACCGCTTTCTGTATTGTCCTTTTCAAGtcatttgttttctattttcttttattttttattttctctttatcatGTCAAAATTACACCTTTTTTCTGTGACTTTAATTCCACTTTTATATTGATAGggagtttattaaaaataaatgttaaaaaaataatagttcaTAGCTCATGAAGTATTACctcttgaattatttttcaaaaatgatggtctaattaatttaatattttacaaaacccacatctaaattaattatttaattggtGTATTTAAGAcagaaaaacattaattttattattatgaaccAAAAGCTTAAAATCCTGTGAATGATTAGCGATGAAAATGTCCTTGCTTCTCGACGTACTGAGCAAAAAATTTCTGAAATCAATGTCTTTTATCATCTATGTTACAAATGTGCACTCCCAATTGTTTTGAAATAGGAAAGAAATGTCACAATTAAATAAGACAATAACTGAAAGGGGCTCACATGTTTCTTCATTCATGATTCTAGGTTAGGCTTATCCTTTTATAGGATTGACAATCCTTCTTAACATAAGTCAGAATTTGGCAAAAGAAAACATGCTGCTACCCTTAACAAAAGGACTCTACCATATAGTACTTGCTGGGTTTTTCAATTCTGTATCGATCAAAAGAACACAATGTATCATTGCAATTTACTGATACAGAACAGCTACAGCTACTAAAGCAAGC
This portion of the Vigna unguiculata cultivar IT97K-499-35 chromosome 6, ASM411807v1, whole genome shotgun sequence genome encodes:
- the LOC114188567 gene encoding uncharacterized protein LOC114188567, which codes for MARTRGAHRGGSSSSHAEASEQEPRQRPTASVRRRGKGHRTESGPSSHGESGSSTSHGEVGPSLPTPTDIHEEQENIIHHEEVVAGQDHDVLGGFPGGPEDTSLLTGFADHVACAIWDGQDRVDMKLVSHGKKLKRFGVCHAAIQPFVQNSGLMPLCDIIYEYPDKGLILAFVERWHRETSSFHLPFFCCAPLVLTFRIGATIDVIAGHAISCNFCLIITFPAISTSLKRFTTISISLSMHNLGSDSFDEIFEKLNLVHII
- the LOC114188807 gene encoding uncharacterized protein LOC114188807 produces the protein MSSLWGLTTAILIAIALLFAGSSSAGRDLRPSEHGLFFQASPPANSSPDMRSFFSTSKGSSASDFPPGNMTESLPPQWWGVGGARRSHVGQALMTASLVCGITGGILLVASALLYLFKHRKKPHQNESFRASNTNNNNCNNVSHNNSDNKLQLVAVARDG